One genomic segment of Sanyastnella coralliicola includes these proteins:
- a CDS encoding glycosyltransferase — translation MPRVLRILNRFNLGGPVWNASYLSADLSPEFETKLIGGPEEEGEESSLYIPESLGLKPQILPNLRRSVDPTKDRKALKDIRNIIREFQPDIVHTHASKAGALGRIAAFKEKVPVVVHTFHGHIFHSYFHPAKTAVFKQLERRLARKSSAIIAISDVQKHELCNLHKVAPPDKTHVVHLGFDLDRFQEDQVLRRQSFRQQWRINEDELIVAIIGRFAPVKNHELFFEAFAQMLESSEIKARAVVVGDGELNTQLTDFCARRTLNSGESLNQYMIFTSWIKDISEVLPAVDLVALSSHNEGTPVSLIEAQAANVPVVATRVGGVENVIREGETGLIVAPGDVSAFSQSMQEILSNQELRKRFAQAGYAHAKANFSRERLADEVAALYRQLL, via the coding sequence ATGCCTCGTGTATTAAGAATTCTCAACCGTTTCAATCTCGGTGGTCCAGTGTGGAATGCCAGCTACTTATCGGCTGACCTCTCCCCTGAGTTTGAAACCAAACTCATTGGCGGTCCTGAAGAGGAAGGAGAAGAGAGTTCTCTATATATACCGGAGTCTTTAGGCTTGAAGCCTCAAATCTTACCTAACCTTCGACGTTCGGTTGATCCCACCAAAGATCGCAAGGCACTCAAGGACATTAGAAATATCATTCGAGAATTTCAGCCAGACATTGTGCATACACATGCCTCGAAAGCAGGTGCACTTGGACGCATAGCAGCATTCAAAGAAAAGGTTCCTGTGGTTGTTCATACTTTTCACGGGCATATATTTCACTCCTATTTCCATCCGGCGAAAACAGCGGTTTTTAAGCAGTTGGAGCGAAGATTAGCTCGTAAGAGTAGCGCTATCATCGCCATTAGTGATGTGCAGAAACATGAACTGTGTAATCTGCATAAGGTGGCACCCCCGGACAAAACGCACGTGGTTCATTTGGGATTTGATCTCGACCGCTTTCAAGAAGATCAAGTCTTAAGACGTCAGTCGTTCCGCCAGCAATGGCGAATTAATGAAGACGAACTCATCGTTGCTATCATAGGTCGCTTTGCTCCAGTTAAGAATCATGAATTATTCTTTGAGGCTTTTGCGCAAATGCTGGAAAGTTCTGAAATCAAGGCGCGCGCCGTCGTTGTTGGAGATGGAGAATTGAATACCCAATTGACTGATTTCTGTGCGCGTAGAACGCTTAACTCTGGAGAATCTCTTAACCAATACATGATCTTCACCTCTTGGATTAAAGACATTTCTGAGGTGCTTCCCGCCGTTGATCTAGTAGCCTTAAGCTCTCACAATGAAGGCACACCGGTTAGTTTAATTGAAGCCCAAGCAGCCAATGTTCCGGTGGTTGCTACGCGAGTTGGTGGTGTTGAGAATGTCATTCGAGAAGGAGAAACAGGGTTGATTGTTGCACCGGGGGATGTCTCCGCCTTCAGCCAATCAATGCAAGAAATCTTGTCGAATCAAGAACTCCGTAAACGCTTTGCTCAAGCGGGTTATGCCCATGCCAAAGCCAACTTTAGTCGAGAGCGATTGGCCGACGAAGTTGCTGCTCTCTATCGCCAACTCCTTTAG